One Candidatus Aminicenantes bacterium genomic window carries:
- a CDS encoding aldo/keto reductase: protein MLYRMLGRTGCEVSNLGFGCMRLPLKSAGAGAEHPRLADVDEDRSIELIRSAVDQGVNYFDTAYSYHGGKSEAVLGRAVRGMREKVLLTTKLPVWLVKTAESFDQLLDEQLQRLGTSYLDFYLLHALNSDVWPRMIELGVFKFLDRIVADGRVRRVGFSFHDDAATFKKIVDAYGWDICLIHLNYLDRSYQAGQEGLKYAAAKGLGVVIMEPLRGGTLTNPIPAEVEAVWNAAPKKRSPAEWALTWLWDQPEVGTVISGMNSAAQLRENIEIAGRVTPRSLAAEEFAVIDKAAETYRGLFKIGCTNCGYCLPCPQGVDIPMNFKLYNDILLFHNVATSRMLYNGFMPSAERASSCIECGECEKLCPQQIPIMAELKNVDAALAVGEKPEPPR, encoded by the coding sequence ATGTTGTACCGTATGCTCGGCCGAACCGGCTGCGAGGTTTCCAATCTCGGCTTCGGCTGCATGCGGCTGCCTTTAAAAAGCGCGGGCGCAGGCGCGGAGCATCCACGGCTCGCGGATGTCGACGAAGACCGGTCGATCGAGCTGATCCGCTCGGCCGTCGATCAGGGCGTCAACTATTTCGACACCGCCTATTCGTACCATGGCGGGAAGAGCGAGGCTGTTCTGGGCCGGGCCGTCCGGGGGATGAGGGAAAAAGTCCTGCTCACGACGAAGCTTCCCGTCTGGCTCGTCAAGACGGCGGAATCGTTCGACCAGCTGCTCGACGAGCAGCTGCAAAGGCTGGGCACCTCCTATCTCGACTTCTATCTTCTTCATGCCTTGAACAGCGACGTCTGGCCGAGGATGATCGAGCTGGGGGTGTTCAAATTCCTCGACCGCATCGTCGCTGATGGCAGAGTCCGCCGCGTCGGCTTCTCCTTCCACGATGATGCGGCGACCTTTAAAAAGATCGTGGATGCCTACGGCTGGGATATCTGCCTGATCCATCTGAACTATCTTGACCGGAGTTACCAGGCCGGGCAGGAAGGCCTGAAATATGCGGCCGCCAAAGGCCTGGGCGTCGTGATCATGGAGCCTCTGCGGGGCGGGACCCTGACGAACCCCATTCCCGCCGAAGTGGAGGCCGTATGGAATGCGGCGCCGAAGAAAAGGTCGCCTGCCGAATGGGCGCTGACCTGGCTGTGGGATCAACCGGAGGTGGGAACGGTCATCAGCGGCATGAATTCGGCCGCGCAGCTGCGGGAAAACATCGAGATCGCGGGCCGGGTGACGCCTCGTTCCCTAGCGGCCGAGGAATTCGCGGTTATCGACAAGGCGGCCGAGACCTACCGCGGGCTATTCAAGATCGGATGCACCAACTGCGGCTACTGCCTGCCTTGTCCCCAGGGCGTCGACATCCCGATGAATTTCAAGCTCTACAATGACATCCTTCTTTTCCATAACGTCGCGACCAGCCGGATGCTCTATAACGGGTTCATGCCGAGCGCCGAACGGGCCTCGAGCTGCATCGAGTGCGGCGAGTGCGAAAAGCTTTGCCCGCAGCAAATCCCGATCATGGCCGAATTGAAGAATGTCGACGCGGCCTTGGCCGTCGGGGAAAAACCCGAGCCTCCCCGATAA
- a CDS encoding asparaginase domain-containing protein — protein sequence METIRILVTGGTFDKEYNELSGSLFFQDTHVPEMLRLGRSGLKVEVRTLMMVDSLDMSDSDRTSILEHCRSCPRERILITHGTDRMEVTARLLGPAVPDRTIVLTGAMVPYKFGSSDGLFNLGAALAFVQGLPHGVYVAMNGRALPWDKVRKNRKTGVFEEIE from the coding sequence ATGGAAACCATTCGCATCCTCGTCACCGGGGGGACGTTCGACAAGGAGTATAACGAGCTTTCCGGCAGCCTCTTTTTCCAGGACACGCACGTGCCCGAGATGCTCCGATTGGGACGATCGGGTCTCAAGGTCGAGGTCCGGACCCTGATGATGGTCGACTCGCTCGACATGTCCGACTCCGATCGGACGAGCATCCTGGAGCATTGCCGGAGCTGCCCCCGCGAGCGGATTCTCATCACCCACGGCACCGATCGGATGGAGGTGACCGCCCGCCTTCTGGGGCCGGCGGTCCCAGACAGAACCATCGTCCTCACGGGCGCCATGGTGCCCTATAAATTCGGCTCCTCCGACGGCCTCTTCAACCTAGGCGCGGCTTTGGCCTTCGTCCAGGGGCTGCCGCACGGCGTCTACGTGGCCATGAACGGGAGGGCCCTGCCCTGGGACAAGGTCCGCAAGAACCGCAAGACCGGCGTCTTCGAGGAGATCGAGTAG
- a CDS encoding SDR family NAD(P)-dependent oxidoreductase, protein MKLSNRTVLITGGTGGIGLGLAEAFDRAKSRVIVCGRNPEKIDALKRKFPEITAFRCDVGDPRQRRSLADEVVGRFPDLDILINNAGVQRYIDLKKGSDELVSGDDEIAVNFTAVVEMTALLIGHLMKRPSAAVINVGSGLAFMPMAHTPIYNATKAAIHTYSLALRQQLKDTPVRVIEIVPPMVDTDLNKEGRARARIPFRGIGLAEYIPTVVKGLEDDEETIFHGEGKNVMTAPRAESESRLLKPSR, encoded by the coding sequence ATGAAGCTTTCAAACAGGACCGTTCTCATTACCGGCGGCACGGGCGGCATAGGACTCGGCCTGGCCGAAGCCTTTGACCGGGCGAAGAGCCGGGTCATCGTCTGCGGCCGCAACCCCGAGAAGATCGACGCGCTGAAGCGGAAGTTTCCCGAGATCACGGCGTTTCGCTGCGATGTCGGTGATCCTCGGCAAAGACGGAGTCTCGCCGATGAGGTGGTCGGCCGGTTCCCCGACCTCGATATTCTGATCAATAACGCGGGCGTCCAGCGCTATATCGACCTGAAAAAAGGATCTGACGAGCTGGTTTCGGGCGATGACGAGATCGCCGTCAACTTTACCGCCGTCGTGGAAATGACGGCCCTCCTCATCGGCCACCTGATGAAACGACCGTCGGCCGCGGTGATCAACGTAGGCTCGGGGCTCGCGTTCATGCCCATGGCCCATACGCCCATCTATAATGCGACCAAGGCGGCCATCCATACCTACTCTCTCGCGCTGAGACAGCAGCTGAAAGACACGCCGGTCAGAGTCATCGAGATCGTTCCCCCCATGGTCGATACTGATTTGAACAAGGAAGGACGCGCCCGCGCCCGTATTCCGTTCAGGGGGATCGGTCTTGCAGAGTACATTCCGACGGTCGTCAAGGGACTTGAGGACGACGAGGAAACGATCTTCCATGGCGAGGGGAAGAATGTGATGACCGCACCCCGCGCGGAATCGGAAAGCCGCCTGCTCAAGCCGTCCCGGTAG
- a CDS encoding nitroreductase family protein, with amino-acid sequence MKKNTIGHLQPIELPAPAFSRCRTVFEALKARRTCRLYKDRKVRVQVLSDLLWAAQGINRKRGPFGGPGRTAGSASNSQEIRIYVALEEGIYLYEPEAHRMNPISMGDHRALAIGPGQGRAGANAPVRLIYVVDKDKFKSAGFQEPGLHDREIQKSYYFVDTGLIAQNVYLAAASLGLASWFHNCNKAALEKLLDLKPGRRALFGQTIGFPAE; translated from the coding sequence GTGAAAAAAAACACGATCGGCCATCTGCAGCCTATCGAGCTTCCTGCCCCGGCTTTTAGCCGATGCCGGACGGTGTTCGAGGCTTTGAAAGCGAGGCGGACCTGCCGGCTATACAAGGATCGGAAAGTCCGGGTGCAGGTTCTATCGGATCTCCTCTGGGCGGCCCAAGGGATAAACCGGAAACGAGGCCCTTTCGGCGGCCCGGGCCGGACGGCGGGCTCGGCCAGCAATTCGCAGGAGATCCGTATTTATGTCGCTCTCGAGGAGGGAATCTACCTGTACGAGCCGGAGGCCCACCGGATGAACCCGATTTCGATGGGGGACCACCGCGCTCTGGCGATCGGTCCCGGGCAGGGCCGAGCCGGCGCGAACGCGCCCGTCCGCTTGATCTATGTCGTCGATAAGGACAAGTTTAAAAGCGCCGGATTCCAGGAGCCGGGGCTTCATGATCGGGAAATCCAGAAGTCCTATTACTTCGTCGATACCGGGCTTATCGCCCAAAACGTCTATCTGGCGGCCGCTTCTTTGGGTCTCGCCTCGTGGTTCCATAACTGTAACAAGGCCGCGCTTGAAAAGTTACTCGATTTGAAACCGGGCCGCCGCGCGCTGTTCGGGCAGACCATCGGCTTCCCCGCCGAATAA